From the Terriglobales bacterium genome, the window GCGGTACCGTGAGGAGCTTAGTGCGACGGACCGTGATCCTCCTTGTCCTCTTCGCAACGATGTGTGCGACCTATTTCCTGGCGCAGACACCTGCGACCGCCGGGCCAGAGCGAGGCACACTGGTACTGGATGGCGGACGAGCCGACGGAGTTATTCGCCGCGCGCTGGGCTTCTTGCCCGCCAATGCGGGGGCGATGAATGACACGGCCACCCAGCGCGGCGCCGTTATCGACAAGTTCGTGCAACTGGCTGGCGGTTCCGCGGCCAGGATCGTGGTCATCCCCACTGCTTGGGACGACGAACACAGCACCCCAGAACTGCTGGAACAGCTCCGCGTCGGCGTGCAGAAGACAATGGGCGTTGATCGTGTGACCATACTGCACACGCGCGATCGCAGGCGAGCGGATTCACCAGAGTTCGTGGCGCCTCTGAAGCGGGCCACGGGGGTTTGGATCGATGGTGGCCGGGACGCGAACCTCTGGGACGCCTACTTGGGCACGCGGGTGGAGACTGAAGTCAAGGCGTTACTGGCCCGCGGCGGGGTCGTCGCCGGGACGTCAGCCGGCGCCGTGATCGAGAGTTCGCTCGCGTTAGTTTTCACGATCGTGGATTCGCCGGGCGGCAAGACCCTGCGTGTCGACGGGACTCACATGTGCTGGGGATTGCTGACCAATTCAACCGTCATGCCCCACTGGAACCAGCGTGATCGACCGGATCTAACGCCAGTCCTCGCTACACATCCTGGTTTGCTGGGGATTGGCATTGATGTAGGCGCGGCCGCGGTTGTGCAAGGGAACCGGCTGGAGGTCATCGGCGATGGTCACGTGGGCATTTATGACGGCAACGTTCACGGCGACAAACCCTATTACGATCTGTCGCCCGGAGATCGCTTCGATCTTCACACGCGGTCTTCTATTCTGGTCAGGTGACACCGGCTGATTTGTCACCTTCTGCGTCAAGAATTGCTTACAGGGTCAACGAGCGATAACAGCGTTATCGTAAGTAATCCCGAAACGGGAGTCCAGCGCCGGATTACTTACGATATTGTATGGTCCGCCGCGGTACTGCAAGAGGAGTTGCGAGCCGAAAGCACAGTCTGCGTAAATGTATCCGGCCTCTTAGTGGAGGATTTTTCTCCAGGCCATGATGATGATCCGCGCGTGCTGGTCCTCATAAGTCGAACCGTCTTGCGCGACCTTTACCAAGCCCGCTGCCCGTGAAGCCGCCGCATATTGTGGTGAAATACGCGTCCTACTTGGCGTCTGTGTTGTTGTCCTCAAGGGCGGCGCGGGCGCGCGCCAGTTCGGGACGGTCGGACTTCGATCCTTTGCAGTTCTTCACCAGGGCGGCGTAATAGCTCCTCGCCTTTTCCCGTTGATGCGTTAATTCCGCGGCACGGCCCGCGCCATAAAGAGCATTGAAGCGGTTCGGATCGATCTTCATGGATTGCTCGTATTCCGCCAGCGCCGCTTCGGGGTGATTGAGTTCCAGCAGCATATCGGCCAGCATCTCGCGCGCCGGCAAGGCCACTTCTTCCTTCCCGCGCGCATCCTGCCGATCGGCGACGGAGCGCATCAACTGAACGGCGGCCTCATTCTTCTTTTCCGCGAAATCACGCCAGGCGAGCACCTCATCGTGCTCGAGATCGAGGTACTGAACAAGGTAACTCTTGTCCGAGTGCCGCAACTGGTCGAGTAGTGCCTCGTACTGAACAGCATCTTTCCGCGCACCCTCGGCGTCGCCGATGCGTGCCGCGCCGAAAGTTCGTGCCCAGTATGTTTCGGTGGCCACTCGCGGGGTGGCATTCGGCGGCGGCATGAGCGCCGCAGCGTCCGTCCAGTGGTGTGCTTCGAGTGCGAATAAGGCCGGGAAGTGGGCCTCTGTCCAGATGAGGCCTTTACGCTTCTTGGGGTTGCTGATTCCGGCGACAACGGCCGGCACGCCTTCTACCAACGAGCTCGCGGACTTGTCGCCGCCGACCTGGAGCAGAGCGTACACCAAGAAATCTGTGGCGTGGAGTTGGTCGACTTCGCCGCCCCTATGCATCGCGACGCGCTGGCGGGCTGCGGTAATCGATGCCAGGTTCGACTGAATATCTTCCTGCCACATTCCCAGGCGGGCAAAGATGTGCGACGGCATGTGCAGCGCGTGGGCCGAGGAAGGCGCGATGGCGGCATAGCGCCGTGCCGCGTCAAGGCCGAGAGGGGCCAGTTGGGGTGCGTCGCAGACGTGGATCAGATAGTGCGCCAACCCAGGGTGATTGGGATACCGGGCAAACAGTGGGTCGAGAATAGCAATGGCTTGTTTCGCATTGATGAACGAGGTGTCGTTCGGCGGCGCCGAGGCGAGCAACGCAAGCGCGTAGAATGCCGCTCCATCCAAGTCGTCGGGATAATCGCGATGCACCATTGCCATGCCTTCGGCAAGGGCTTTGGCGCGCGCAGCGTGATCGTGTTGGCCTTCCTCGTAAAAAGCGGCCAGGGCGGCGATATAGGCGCGCTCGCGCGGTGTGCTGTGCAACGCTTTTGCCTGCCGGATTTCTGCGTTCGCGCGCTTCAGCACGTCCGGTGGAACCTCGCTCCAGAAATCGCTGGCGCTCATGATGCTGCCCCAGTGGGCCATGGCGCACCTAGCATCCCGTCGCTTGATTTCGGTGAATTGCCTCTTCGCCTCGTCATACATGAAAGAGTGCAGCAGCGCGACACCGCGCTCAAAGGTTTTCTGCACCGCGGGCGCGCAGGAAGTGGGAAATGACACGGTGCCCAGTTTCTCAGCAGCGTGTTGATGCGTGTGCGACTCTTCCATGTCCCGCTGCGAAAATGCGGAGAGTACCACGAGCAGGGCTGCGCAGCAGAGAAGGGACCTCATCCCACACCCCAAAAATTTCACCGAGTATATACGACATTGTCCGGCGTCAAATCACGGCGGGAAGAGAGCACGCCCGGCCCAGACTGATTGGCGTGAACAGCACTTAGGGCGGGCTAAAGCTACGAGATACGCGCGGGGCGGGTCAAACCAACTCGGGGATAAGAGATAGAGTCGATCAAAAGTGGGGCACAGAGCGCATGTACTTGCGGGCCACCGCTTCCGCGATCGCTTCGGCATCCAGGAAGTCGTTCTTGTTCGACTTGAGAAACGGTTTTATGAACTGCGCCGGAATCACTTTGATCTACTTCGGTGATCTACTTCAGTGGTTTCGTAGTGGGTTTTAACTGCACGTGCGCACTAGGCGTGCAGGTGCTTTTCCCCGCATCAACAGCTTCGTCGGTATTGTCCACTCGCTTTTTGCGGTAGGCGTCGATATAGAAGCAGTCTACTCCATTCCAATCCGTCAGCCCCTTAACCTTCCCGAAGATAGGCGCTGTTATCGAGAACTGGTGCGGTGTTTCACTCGCCGGAAGGATAAGGAAGTGAAAAGTTCCGTCAGGGTATTGCGCTAGCACCGAACTTACTTGTGGGAGACGTGCACTTTCACTCTTCTCGTCTGCGAAACAAGGTGCCAAGCCAACGACTGCGAGCAACACCACTCTTACCCAAAGCCGCGCCATGGTCATCTCCTAACGACGTAATTCTACTCTCCACAAGCCTACTTGGCGATAAATCGACTAATGAGATGGTCCGCCGCGGTACGACTGTTCTTTCGTCCTGACTTCTCCTCAGCAGACTTTCGGAATCAAAACCTAGGCGGCTGCGATTGCCTGGTTGCGGTACTCGTTTCCCGTAGCCAGCACCGCCCAGGCGATGCGCGCCAGTTTGTTGGCGATCGCTACCACGGCTTTGTTGCGCGGCACGCGTTGCTCCAGTTCATGCGCCCACTGGCCCAGTCGTCCGGTGTCGTACTTCACTCGCAGCAGCATGGCGCGCGCGCCGTGGATGAAGATGCGGCGCAAGTAAATGCTGCCTCGTTTGCTGATGCCGAGCAGCCGTGCTTTGCCTCCCGTCGAATGTTGTCGCGGGATCAGACCCAGCTTGAGATCGTGACTTCCGATCAAGCTGCACGCCTGGGAAACTCGATCTGGGTCGCGGCGCGTTGACTACGATGCAAGCAAGACGCGAGAATCAGAAAACGGAGATAGAGATGAAATACATGCTGATGATGAACACGATGAAGGCTGGTTCGACCGGGCTCAGCGGCTGGTCGGAGAAGGACATCAAGACCATGATCGGATTCATGATGGACCTGGACAAAGAGCTTCGCGCGTCTGGCGAGCTGGTCTTTCAGGAAGGCCTGACGTTTCCGAACGAGGCCAAGCTGGTGCGAGCGGACAAGAACGGCATGCCAATCACCGACGGCGTTTTCCCCAAGAGCAAAGAATTTCTTGCCGGCTTCTGGATCGTCGAGGTCGCAAGCCCGGAGCGTGCCTACGCGATCGCGGCGCGAATCTCGATGTGTCCGGGATCGGGCGGCGCGCCCCTGTACATGCCGATCGAGGTGCGGCCGGTTGGAAGCCCGCCGCCTCCGAAATGAAGTGGAGAATGCGGTGTGTGTTCCGGGTAGTCGTAAGTTTGCGCCATTTGTTTGCCGTAATCACGGTTTTGTTACAGGCTCTAAGAAACTAAAGACGGGCGGAGAGACAAATCCGTCCGGTCCCCAGAGGGGCGAGCGAAGCGAGTAGGACGGATTTGGCTCTCCGTCAGTAGTTACGAGATTGGAAGTAGAGGCCGACTCCTTCCCCCCGACTCCCCGGTGACTTCCTACTTGATCGTAAACACCGCGCTCACCCGCGCCGTCACCGTGATCTTGTGGGCCGAAAAGCCCTCGGTTGGAGCGGGCATGGGCTGTGCCTGGGCAGCCATGGGCGCGCGCATCAAGGCGACTCCCATCGGACGAATGGGTTCGACGGTGTCCACCGAAGCGTACGCCAGCTCGCCCAGTGCGCGGCCACCGGCGCGGGCGACGGTGTCGGCCTCGGCATGGGCCCGGCGGTACGCGTCTTGCACGGCGCGCAGCTTGGCGGCGTCGATGTCGTCGAGGGTGTAACTGAGGCTGACGTTCTCGTTGTATTCCTGTGCCCCGAGTTGCTGCACCATCGGGCCGACCTTGCTGAAGTCCTTCAGCTTCAGGCTGACGCTGTTGCTGACACGGAAGCCAATGACGCGGTGCTTGGGATCCTTCCAGTCATACACCGGCTCCATCGAAAAGTAACCAATCTCGGCGGTTTTGGGGTCGATGCCGTTGCTGCGCATGAGCTGGCGCACCTGCTCGGTTTCCTGCGCCGCCCGGTCGTAGGCCGCCTTCGGAGAATTCTCCTGCGCCGCGATGTTGAAGTTGATCATCGCCGTGTCGGGCACGGACTCGAACTTCCCGTCCGCGCTCACGTACACGGTGTTGGGCTGCGCGGTGACGGTAGGAGAGTTTTGCGCCAGCGCGGCGCAGGTCGAAAACAAGAGCGTGAAAACCAGGATGGCGTGTTTCATCCGCATAACCCCTTCGAAGAGGAAGCCCTGCACTACGATCATAGAACGCCGTGCGTGAGCACGATTGCAAGTTTTTCCGGGGGAATGTGCGCGGTGGGTTTTGGCGTTCGGCGCAAGCGTGCGGCGAAAGGGGTTGGTGCGGGGCCGTGTTGTCGCACTGGCTAGAGGCCGCAGGTCTGCTGCGCTGATTGGCACGGCTGAAGCCGTGCCGTTCCCGTTTCCGGACTCGCAAATGCGATCGGCAGAAATCGATTACGTCGCTACACGACGACGCACTGAAGGTTGTTGAACAGCGCTGTTCGACTCGGGCGTGGGCCCTCGCTCCGGATGACATTACTTATAAAACGGGATCCGGACTTAAAAACCGGGATGCTTATCAAAACCGCGATCCGGACTTATAAAACCGGGACCCGGCGTTCCGTGTGTGACCCAGGGCAGTGGCCGGATCCCGATTATTCAAAGCGTCCGCCGGAATGAATTCCGCCGCGATAACAGTCCCTCAGTCCGTCAGCCTCTCGGTCGTCATGGATGCAGTGACGGACCGGCTGAAGACTTCTAGCGCGGAATTTGCAGCGGGCGGTCGAGTCGAAGCTCGAGTTGCTGGCCTTTGTTGAGCCGCAAATCGCGGTCGGTCAGCAGACCCGCGCCGCCACCCAGGGCGCCGCCCGCCACTGCGCCGATGATGGCGCCGTGCGGCCCAGCGGTTATGGCTCCCGCCGTGGCGCCGATGGCCGCGCCTGCCACCGCGCCTTCCGCGACGCGGCGCTTGCCGACGGTTTTCTTTTGCACTTCGCCTTCTTCACCCACCGCCTTAGCGGCCTTCTCGCCCGGGACATCGGTCACCGTCGCCGCCAGCGGCCGCCATCCGTGCTGGGTCTCGATCTCGTCGAAGCTGAGCATCATGCTGCCGTGCAGGCCGCGATCGATGGAACTGACGTGCCCGTGGATCTTGTGCCCGAAGGGAATGGTGGATCCATCCGGCGCGGTAAGATCTTCGCCCAGCTTGGCAGTGAATTTCTTGCCCGGCTTCAGCTTGGCCGTGTCGAGCGTGTCATTCAACCGGATGACGAACCGCGTTCCATCGGGAATGACGTTGTTGGCATACGAGGAATTTGAGTACGGGTTGTTGCCGTTGCCCGGGTTAGTGTTCCCGTAGCCCTGGTTAGAATTCCCATAACCCTGGTTCGAGCCCTGGTACTGCGCCCAGAGCGGCGATGCCGCCAGCAGAAAAACTAAGACCGCCGTCCCAAGTTCCGGCCGTTTCATAAGAAATCCCTCAAATTGAGTTCGATGCCTGTCTCCCATTCGATGGGCTGGAAAGGCTGCGTTGCTGCTTCTAGAAACCCGGAAATTCGACGCGGGATGCGAAGTCCGGAAAGAAAATAAACCGCCAAAGGACATGCCCACCAGAATCCCTGCTGCTGCGTCGCGCGTCCAATAAGGGTAAGGAGGTCGGCGCCTTGAGGCGAAGGCAAATGCGGAAAGTGTACGTACCTCTGACCGTGCTCGGCGTTGGCGGTTTAGGCTGGTTGT encodes:
- a CDS encoding cyanophycinase encodes the protein MILLVLFATMCATYFLAQTPATAGPERGTLVLDGGRADGVIRRALGFLPANAGAMNDTATQRGAVIDKFVQLAGGSAARIVVIPTAWDDEHSTPELLEQLRVGVQKTMGVDRVTILHTRDRRRADSPEFVAPLKRATGVWIDGGRDANLWDAYLGTRVETEVKALLARGGVVAGTSAGAVIESSLALVFTIVDSPGGKTLRVDGTHMCWGLLTNSTVMPHWNQRDRPDLTPVLATHPGLLGIGIDVGAAAVVQGNRLEVIGDGHVGIYDGNVHGDKPYYDLSPGDRFDLHTRSSILVR
- a CDS encoding transposase; its protein translation is MIGSHDLKLGLIPRQHSTGGKARLLGISKRGSIYLRRIFIHGARAMLLRVKYDTGRLGQWAHELEQRVPRNKAVVAIANKLARIAWAVLATGNEYRNQAIAAA
- a CDS encoding SIMPL domain-containing protein, with translation MRMKHAILVFTLLFSTCAALAQNSPTVTAQPNTVYVSADGKFESVPDTAMINFNIAAQENSPKAAYDRAAQETEQVRQLMRSNGIDPKTAEIGYFSMEPVYDWKDPKHRVIGFRVSNSVSLKLKDFSKVGPMVQQLGAQEYNENVSLSYTLDDIDAAKLRAVQDAYRRAHAEADTVARAGGRALGELAYASVDTVEPIRPMGVALMRAPMAAQAQPMPAPTEGFSAHKITVTARVSAVFTIK
- a CDS encoding YciI family protein, which encodes MKYMLMMNTMKAGSTGLSGWSEKDIKTMIGFMMDLDKELRASGELVFQEGLTFPNEAKLVRADKNGMPITDGVFPKSKEFLAGFWIVEVASPERAYAIAARISMCPGSGGAPLYMPIEVRPVGSPPPPK